A single window of Sulfurovum riftiae DNA harbors:
- a CDS encoding ABC transporter substrate-binding protein — MYRYFFSFLFLLSFSISLQSAVWNSPHEEKKVKSNTLFSAFSLPPKRLDPVISYNANEWAFIGQIYEPPLQYNYLKRPYELEPLTLVQMPIVRYLDANGTEVDENSGHVAYTEYTLRLREDIRYQNHPAFVKNETGELFYGHLDEKTLSAIDTLDDFEKMSTRRLKAEDYAYAIKRMAVRQNHSPILDAMMEYIVGLDTFSKKISRIAQEKKGKGERLDLRPYSIEGVRVVDERSLVIRIKGRYPQFLYWLSMNFFAPIPWEADLFYQQKGLVAKNITLNWFPVGTGPYYLAQNNPNRVMRLKANPNFHEEKYPSINDEEAKRAEITSDLREDAGKRLPFIEEIIYSLEKESIPLWNKFLQGYYDASGISSEAFDQAVQISSSGTMGLSETMRKKGIELKSSVQPSIFYMAFNMVDPIVGGYTESAKKLRQAISIAQNEEEYISIFMNERGIAAQGPIPPGIFGYEEGEAGTNKVVYDWKDGKRVRKPMEVAKKLLAEAGYPNGISAKTGKQLKLFYDSTATGPDDRALMDWRRKQFAKLGIQLVIRATDYNRFQDKVRKGKTQLFSWGWNADYPDPENFLFLLYGGNASVDTNGAGINSSNYKNPEFDRLFDEIKTMKNTPERKEKIEKMLQIAREDAPWVWGFHPKSLALSHAWFRNVLPNAMANNTLKYKKIDAALRVKRQQEWNQPVILPLVLLFVFVLLMGWLLYRAYNNRQKSVIIREEK; from the coding sequence ATGTATCGGTACTTTTTCTCTTTTCTTTTTTTGTTGAGTTTCTCCATATCGCTTCAAAGTGCAGTGTGGAACAGTCCCCACGAGGAAAAGAAAGTAAAAAGCAATACCCTGTTCAGTGCATTCTCTCTTCCGCCCAAACGGCTCGATCCTGTCATCTCCTACAATGCGAATGAGTGGGCTTTTATCGGCCAGATCTATGAACCGCCCCTGCAATACAATTACCTTAAACGTCCCTATGAACTCGAACCCCTTACTTTGGTTCAGATGCCTATTGTGCGCTACCTGGATGCAAACGGTACAGAAGTGGACGAGAACAGCGGCCATGTTGCCTATACAGAGTATACCCTGCGTTTACGGGAGGATATCCGCTATCAGAACCATCCGGCTTTTGTCAAAAATGAGACAGGGGAACTTTTTTATGGGCACCTGGATGAAAAGACACTCTCTGCCATAGATACACTGGATGACTTTGAGAAAATGTCGACCCGCAGACTGAAGGCGGAGGATTATGCCTATGCCATCAAACGTATGGCTGTCAGGCAGAATCATTCACCTATACTCGATGCGATGATGGAGTACATCGTAGGGCTTGACACATTTTCAAAAAAGATCAGCAGGATCGCACAGGAGAAAAAAGGGAAAGGCGAACGGCTCGATCTGCGCCCTTACAGTATAGAAGGTGTGCGTGTTGTTGATGAGAGAAGCCTTGTCATCAGGATCAAGGGGCGCTACCCCCAGTTCCTCTACTGGCTTTCGATGAACTTTTTTGCCCCGATCCCCTGGGAGGCGGATCTTTTCTACCAGCAAAAGGGACTGGTCGCCAAGAACATCACACTTAACTGGTTCCCTGTCGGGACAGGCCCCTACTATCTTGCCCAGAACAATCCGAACAGGGTCATGCGACTCAAAGCCAATCCCAATTTCCATGAAGAGAAATATCCTTCCATAAATGATGAGGAAGCGAAGCGTGCCGAGATCACTTCCGATCTGCGTGAAGATGCCGGCAAGAGACTTCCCTTTATCGAAGAGATCATCTATTCGCTGGAAAAAGAGAGTATTCCGCTGTGGAACAAGTTCCTGCAGGGCTATTACGATGCTTCCGGGATATCTTCGGAGGCTTTTGACCAGGCAGTGCAGATCTCCTCTTCAGGTACGATGGGGCTGAGTGAGACAATGCGAAAAAAGGGAATAGAACTGAAGAGTTCCGTACAGCCTTCTATCTTCTATATGGCATTCAATATGGTAGACCCGATCGTGGGAGGCTATACGGAATCAGCAAAAAAACTGCGTCAGGCCATCAGTATCGCCCAGAATGAGGAGGAGTATATCTCCATCTTTATGAACGAACGGGGGATCGCCGCACAGGGCCCCATTCCTCCGGGGATATTCGGATATGAAGAGGGCGAAGCGGGGACCAACAAAGTGGTGTATGACTGGAAGGACGGCAAAAGGGTCAGAAAACCGATGGAAGTTGCCAAAAAGCTGCTGGCAGAAGCAGGGTATCCGAATGGTATCTCTGCCAAAACAGGGAAACAGCTCAAGCTCTTTTACGACTCGACGGCAACAGGCCCCGATGACAGGGCACTGATGGATTGGAGACGCAAGCAGTTCGCCAAACTGGGCATCCAGCTGGTGATCCGTGCTACGGATTATAACCGTTTTCAGGACAAGGTCAGAAAGGGAAAGACACAGCTCTTTTCCTGGGGGTGGAATGCGGACTATCCCGACCCGGAGAACTTTCTCTTTCTTCTCTATGGCGGCAATGCATCGGTCGATACCAACGGTGCGGGGATCAACAGTTCCAACTACAAGAATCCGGAGTTCGACAGGCTTTTCGATGAGATCAAGACGATGAAGAACACCCCTGAGAGAAAAGAGAAGATAGAAAAGATGCTTCAGATCGCCAGAGAAGATGCACCATGGGTCTGGGGGTTTCATCCGAAGTCCCTGGCACTCTCACATGCCTGGTTCCGGAATGTCCTGCCCAATGCCATGGCGAACAATACGCTAAAATACAAAAAGATCGATGCCGCACTCAGGGTCAAGAGACAGCAGGAGTGGAACCAGCCTGTGATCTTGCCGCTGGTACTGCTCTTTGTCTTTGTCCTGCTGATGGGCTGGCTGCTTTACCGTGCCTATAACAACCGCCAGAAGAGCGTGATCATAAGAGAGGAGAAGTAG
- a CDS encoding NAD(P)/FAD-dependent oxidoreductase: MARLVVMGGGVSGHTAATFAKDWLGDEHEVVVVTPNSQWNWIPSNIWVGVGQMTKEEVVFPLAPVYEKAGIDYRQAKAVSIHPNGGENSDKEYITIEYTGQGKEGQTEEITYDYLINATGPKLNFGATPGLDEGHTVSVCTADHAVHANLELQKVFDKAKAGEKQKILIGTGHGMCTCQGAAFEYIFNVEHEAKKAGVRDNLDIQWISNESFLGDFGIGGLHMKRGGYAASSRLFAESLYSERGIPWIIGAHVSKVEAGKAHYELLDGSTGELEFDFAMLIPPFAGVGLKAYDKDGSDITDTIFAPNGFMKVDAKYDAGAYENWKASDWPKTYQNPTYPNMFACGIAFAPPHLISKPMTSVNGTPINPTPPRTGMPSGIIGKNVAHSIADLIKNGPDAHLHEASMAEMGAACVASAGKGLTDGTAAALTVYPVVPDFEKYPGLGRDLDYTFGEIGLAGHWIKHILHHMFIYKAKLKPGWTLIPE, from the coding sequence ATGGCACGATTAGTAGTTATGGGCGGTGGTGTCTCAGGACACACTGCTGCAACATTTGCAAAAGATTGGCTGGGTGACGAACACGAAGTAGTGGTCGTTACTCCAAATTCACAATGGAACTGGATCCCATCAAATATATGGGTTGGGGTAGGTCAAATGACCAAAGAGGAGGTTGTCTTCCCTCTCGCACCGGTCTATGAGAAAGCAGGCATCGACTACAGACAGGCGAAAGCGGTCTCGATCCATCCAAACGGTGGCGAGAACAGTGATAAGGAATATATCACTATTGAATATACAGGCCAGGGCAAAGAGGGGCAGACTGAAGAGATTACTTATGATTACCTCATCAATGCGACCGGTCCAAAACTGAATTTCGGTGCAACTCCGGGCCTTGACGAAGGACATACGGTCTCTGTCTGTACAGCTGACCACGCAGTACATGCGAACCTTGAACTCCAAAAGGTCTTTGATAAAGCAAAAGCCGGAGAGAAGCAGAAAATCCTTATCGGTACGGGTCACGGTATGTGTACCTGTCAGGGTGCGGCATTCGAATATATCTTCAATGTTGAACACGAAGCAAAAAAGGCAGGGGTAAGAGACAATCTTGATATCCAATGGATCTCGAACGAATCTTTCCTGGGAGACTTCGGTATCGGCGGCCTTCATATGAAACGTGGTGGATATGCTGCTTCTTCAAGACTGTTCGCGGAATCACTCTACTCTGAGAGAGGTATTCCATGGATCATCGGTGCACATGTCTCTAAAGTTGAAGCAGGCAAAGCACATTATGAGCTTCTTGACGGTTCAACAGGTGAACTTGAATTTGATTTCGCGATGTTGATCCCACCATTCGCCGGTGTAGGGCTTAAAGCTTATGACAAAGACGGTTCTGACATTACAGACACCATCTTTGCACCAAACGGATTCATGAAAGTGGATGCGAAGTACGATGCAGGTGCATACGAGAACTGGAAAGCATCTGACTGGCCAAAAACCTATCAGAACCCGACATATCCAAATATGTTCGCATGCGGTATTGCATTCGCACCTCCGCACTTGATCTCCAAGCCGATGACTTCAGTAAACGGTACACCGATCAACCCGACACCACCGAGAACAGGTATGCCGTCAGGTATTATCGGTAAAAACGTAGCACACTCGATAGCAGACCTCATCAAAAATGGTCCGGATGCACATCTTCATGAAGCATCCATGGCAGAAATGGGTGCAGCCTGTGTGGCATCTGCAGGTAAAGGCCTTACAGACGGTACTGCTGCAGCATTGACGGTTTACCCTGTTGTTCCGGACTTTGAAAAATATCCGGGACTCGGGCGTGACCTTGACTATACCTTCGGTGAGATCGGACTTGCAGGACACTGGATCAAACATATCCTGCACCATATGTTCATCTATAAAGCAAAACTGAAGCCGGGCTGGACACTTATTCCTGAGTAG
- a CDS encoding peptide deformylase, with translation MVQKLVIYPDDRMHCTSTDVRSFNQTLWDVIEDMRDTMQAHDINAMAAMQIAYPYNIILIKEGEEYHEYINPRILKNEDLFDSEESSLHYPDVTVTIPRYGKIKLVYEDRNGQVHYEDIDDRELAATLQRKIDITFGGNILDKVDKNTREKILDALAGKGLMPQTDDACPTFSKKDYFVSFSDKILFFMGLSLLTPLFNFSKETVENIYTFDKIAFPLVIALMIGFFFYAQYEAKKYKQCSSCQIGNNIGVMVKRSVAALAFAVGAYFLVNPY, from the coding sequence ATGGTACAAAAACTGGTTATTTATCCCGATGACAGAATGCACTGCACCTCTACGGATGTACGTTCTTTCAATCAAACACTCTGGGATGTCATAGAAGATATGCGAGATACGATGCAGGCACATGATATAAACGCTATGGCAGCCATGCAGATCGCCTACCCTTACAACATCATCCTTATCAAGGAGGGTGAAGAATATCATGAGTACATCAATCCCCGTATCCTCAAGAACGAAGACCTTTTTGATTCGGAAGAGAGCAGTCTGCACTATCCTGATGTCACCGTCACCATCCCACGTTACGGAAAGATCAAACTGGTGTATGAAGACCGTAACGGACAGGTACACTATGAGGATATTGACGACCGGGAACTTGCAGCGACACTGCAACGAAAAATAGACATTACCTTTGGCGGAAACATTCTTGATAAAGTAGATAAGAATACCCGGGAGAAAATACTCGATGCCCTGGCAGGCAAAGGGCTGATGCCCCAAACGGATGATGCCTGCCCGACCTTTTCCAAAAAAGATTATTTTGTCAGCTTTTCGGACAAGATCCTTTTCTTCATGGGCCTTTCCCTCCTGACCCCGCTCTTCAACTTTTCAAAAGAGACCGTAGAGAATATCTATACCTTTGACAAGATCGCCTTTCCGCTTGTCATTGCACTGATGATAGGGTTTTTCTTCTATGCCCAGTACGAAGCCAAAAAATACAAACAGTGCAGTTCCTGTCAGATAGGGAACAATATCGGTGTCATGGTCAAACGTAGTGTTGCTGCACTGGCATTTGCCGTAGGTGCCTACTTTCTTGTGAACCCCTATTAG
- the rpsI gene encoding 30S ribosomal protein S9, producing the protein MATIYATGKRKAAIAKVWLTPGNGEMLINGKTLDQWLGGHETLKMKVRLPLEATKQLESMNVRATTLGGGYSAQADALKHGITKALVEFEPSFRAILKPMGLLTRDSRVVERKKPGKKKARRSPQFSKR; encoded by the coding sequence ATGGCAACTATTTATGCAACAGGTAAAAGAAAAGCGGCTATCGCCAAAGTCTGGTTGACTCCAGGTAACGGTGAAATGCTTATCAACGGTAAAACACTTGACCAGTGGTTGGGTGGACATGAAACACTCAAGATGAAAGTAAGACTTCCTCTTGAAGCAACAAAACAGCTTGAATCCATGAATGTTAGAGCGACGACACTTGGTGGTGGTTACTCTGCACAGGCAGATGCATTGAAGCATGGTATCACAAAAGCATTGGTAGAGTTCGAACCTTCATTCAGAGCGATCCTCAAGCCGATGGGTCTTCTTACTCGTGACTCAAGAGTTGTTGAGCGTAAGAAGCCAGGTAAGAAAAAAGCGAGAAGATCTCCGCAGTTCTCGAAAAGATAA
- the rplM gene encoding 50S ribosomal protein L13, translating to MTKVLKPSEVTRDWVLIDAEGKTFGRILTEVATLLRGKHKPSFTPNVDCGDYVVIINAEKAKFTGVKLEDKEYFTHSGYFGSTKSKKLGDMLENHTEKLYKLAVRGMLPKTTLGRQMLKKLKIYAGAEHPHTAQINKEA from the coding sequence ATGACAAAGGTACTAAAACCTTCTGAAGTTACACGTGACTGGGTTTTGATCGATGCAGAAGGTAAAACTTTTGGTCGTATCCTGACTGAAGTAGCGACACTTCTCAGAGGTAAACACAAGCCATCATTCACACCGAATGTAGACTGTGGTGATTACGTAGTGATCATCAATGCTGAAAAAGCGAAATTCACAGGTGTCAAACTTGAAGACAAAGAGTATTTCACACACTCAGGTTACTTTGGTTCAACCAAAAGTAAAAAACTGGGAGACATGCTTGAGAACCATACAGAGAAACTTTACAAGCTTGCTGTAAGAGGTATGCTTCCAAAGACGACTCTTGGTAGACAAATGCTCAAAAAGCTGAAAATATATGCTGGTGCTGAACACCCACATACTGCACAAATCAATAAGGAAGCGTAA
- a CDS encoding RecB-like helicase has protein sequence MSFKQFLAYSASAGSGKTFALSVRYISLLFMGESPGSILAATFTNKAAAEMQQRVVDSLRHLGENEAFLDAIVAETGMSREVLFQKQPEVLKRFLSSTAYIVTLDSFFSMILRSASLELGLEPDFVTKEQPEETLEKHFLDEVDAHGLIPSLVKLAMDIEDKRFRKIFELMQHFYKVDPLLPEQSEVTLSVNKEEEACEILRLEMLKVLQNTDAPDRCLKQFDTKSTKELFGKKLFEKETLGEHSWYKKVANTEIEAVYAALKQRLALWAKAREMIVLHHIFKIYDYYRNAIITNAIHSGVLTFDDLTYFTYRLLKEIPSREFLYFKIDAKFKHILLDEFQDTSTLQYKLLEPLIEEIFAGQGQSDFKSFFYVGDTKQSLYRFRGGVEELFEWVAQTHGIEVEQMDTNYRSSRHVVEQVNLWFEGKMEGYVAQKSKVDAHEGYVEVFDSEEVIEDAVAQAQRLLDLGVNVDDIAFLVSTNKDGQTLQEACAKAGIATLLKTSSSLKNVPKVAALVSMVSYLFSGEKIDAEAMLQNVGKTFAEIDLSWFSVFMSPLQVVDRLIREFGYFDNDRNLLKLLEFASGFSDMPTFLEEFGTSSISVAAHSIHGARIMTIHGSKGLEFEYVILLDKLTRPNSDKAPLIFHYNDELVIDQILYRTQNREHFDENYARIMEERKASALKDRKNVLYVALTRAVEGLIVIKKPEASIFDEIGMVPMSIGRLRQAQPMTSGSVPEPVEGIDSSITISDYGTQEITEHENDEEKDLAAILFGTALHYTLEIMGSFDEKSLQNAMVSVRNRYGQLVGKVGLQEIEKRVRELIEDERFQKLLKNAQIMKEQSLSFEGELKQIDLLLAYEDHMLVIDYKSSKKYFLKHQAQVHHYQKAIESITEKPTEGMLVYLLEQGIETVNLN, from the coding sequence ATGAGTTTTAAACAGTTTCTGGCCTATTCGGCCTCGGCAGGCAGCGGAAAGACCTTTGCGCTTTCAGTACGCTACATTTCACTGCTCTTCATGGGAGAATCTCCCGGCAGCATACTGGCAGCAACTTTCACCAACAAGGCTGCAGCAGAGATGCAGCAGAGGGTAGTGGATTCGCTGCGTCATCTGGGAGAGAACGAAGCCTTTCTGGATGCGATCGTGGCAGAGACGGGAATGAGCAGGGAAGTACTTTTCCAAAAGCAGCCTGAGGTACTCAAAAGGTTCCTCTCTTCCACTGCCTATATCGTGACCCTTGACAGTTTTTTTTCGATGATCCTGCGTTCCGCTTCGCTGGAGCTGGGGCTTGAACCTGACTTCGTGACCAAGGAGCAGCCGGAAGAGACGCTGGAGAAACATTTTCTGGATGAAGTGGATGCCCACGGCCTGATTCCTTCCCTTGTGAAGCTGGCGATGGATATTGAAGACAAGCGTTTCAGAAAGATATTTGAACTGATGCAGCACTTCTACAAGGTCGACCCGCTTTTGCCGGAACAGTCTGAAGTGACCCTCTCTGTGAACAAAGAGGAAGAAGCATGCGAAATCTTGCGTCTGGAGATGCTCAAAGTACTTCAGAACACGGATGCCCCGGACCGCTGCCTGAAGCAATTCGACACGAAGAGTACCAAAGAGCTTTTTGGCAAAAAACTCTTTGAAAAAGAGACCCTTGGGGAACATTCCTGGTACAAAAAAGTGGCCAATACAGAGATCGAAGCGGTCTATGCGGCATTGAAACAGAGACTTGCACTCTGGGCGAAAGCCAGAGAGATGATCGTGCTGCACCATATCTTCAAGATCTATGACTACTACAGGAATGCAATAATTACCAATGCCATTCATTCAGGGGTACTGACCTTTGATGACCTGACCTATTTTACCTACCGCTTGTTGAAGGAGATCCCTTCACGGGAATTCCTCTATTTCAAGATCGATGCGAAGTTCAAACATATTCTGCTGGATGAATTCCAGGATACCTCGACATTACAGTACAAGCTTCTTGAACCGCTGATTGAGGAGATCTTTGCCGGTCAGGGACAGAGTGATTTCAAATCTTTCTTCTATGTGGGAGATACCAAACAGTCACTGTACCGTTTCAGGGGCGGTGTTGAAGAGCTTTTTGAGTGGGTGGCCCAGACACATGGCATAGAAGTGGAACAGATGGATACCAACTACCGAAGCAGCAGACATGTCGTAGAACAGGTAAACCTGTGGTTCGAAGGAAAAATGGAGGGATATGTCGCCCAAAAAAGCAAAGTAGACGCCCATGAGGGGTATGTGGAGGTCTTCGACTCCGAAGAGGTCATTGAGGATGCTGTAGCGCAGGCACAGCGTCTTCTGGACCTGGGTGTGAATGTAGATGATATTGCATTTCTGGTCAGTACGAACAAAGACGGGCAGACGCTGCAGGAGGCATGTGCGAAGGCAGGTATAGCCACCCTGTTGAAAACCTCCAGTTCTCTGAAGAACGTACCGAAAGTTGCCGCACTTGTCTCCATGGTCTCTTATCTCTTCTCAGGAGAGAAGATCGATGCCGAAGCGATGCTGCAGAATGTCGGTAAAACGTTCGCAGAGATCGACCTCTCCTGGTTCTCCGTATTTATGAGCCCGCTGCAGGTCGTCGACAGACTCATACGTGAATTCGGCTACTTTGACAACGATCGCAATCTGCTCAAACTCCTGGAGTTCGCTTCCGGGTTTTCCGACATGCCTACCTTTCTGGAAGAGTTCGGTACCTCCAGCATTTCTGTAGCGGCACACTCCATCCATGGTGCGAGGATCATGACGATACACGGATCAAAAGGACTGGAGTTCGAGTATGTGATACTGCTGGACAAGCTTACACGACCCAACAGTGACAAGGCACCGCTGATTTTCCATTACAACGATGAACTGGTCATTGACCAGATACTCTACCGGACACAGAACAGGGAACATTTTGACGAAAACTATGCCCGGATCATGGAAGAGAGAAAAGCCTCTGCACTCAAAGACAGAAAAAATGTACTCTATGTGGCACTGACACGTGCGGTAGAAGGTCTGATCGTTATCAAAAAACCTGAAGCATCCATCTTCGATGAGATCGGTATGGTACCGATGTCCATAGGGAGGCTTCGACAGGCTCAGCCTATGACTTCTGGATCGGTGCCTGAGCCTGTCGAAGGCATAGACAGCAGCATAACGATCTCAGATTACGGTACGCAGGAGATCACAGAACATGAGAATGACGAGGAGAAGGATCTTGCCGCGATTCTTTTCGGTACAGCACTGCATTATACTCTGGAGATCATGGGAAGCTTCGATGAAAAAAGTCTGCAAAATGCGATGGTCTCCGTACGGAACCGTTACGGCCAGCTTGTCGGAAAGGTGGGCCTTCAGGAGATAGAAAAACGTGTAAGAGAGCTGATTGAGGATGAAAGATTTCAAAAACTGCTGAAAAATGCACAGATCATGAAGGAACAGTCTCTAAGCTTTGAAGGCGAACTGAAACAGATCGATCTGCTTTTGGCCTATGAGGACCATATGCTGGTCATCGACTACAAGAGTTCGAAAAAGTATTTTCTCAAACATCAGGCACAGGTGCATCACTATCAGAAGGCGATCGAGAGTATCACGGAAAAACCTACCGAGGGTATGCTTGTCTATCTGCTTGAACAGGGAATTGAGACAGTAAACTTAAATTAA
- a CDS encoding PD-(D/E)XK nuclease family protein: MNQLHIYPTSRALRTISQSLKNSEGFLPTLMRMDEFEKRAVLIEDRTQIDPLQRILFLREASRFEAFSLLKVDRDLVRFFTKSEALFKFFEELSAEHVDFETLMQADPYAEFDKHLEVLEQLRIRYKELLDEKGLTDRTFIPESYTLNEGFIQGYEQIDIYLEGYLSRFELELLQKVAEHTRLIIHYSTSMFNQKMLERFETCGILLKEDREVSFDLGAKRLLRDIPNDMKIEASVYSVEERDEQIALSFVKIEEMVRSGIDPEEIVLILPDEGFKEHFMLFDTQNNLNFAMGYDYSNGRIYKLQEALYGYLQRHDRESIELMERYGLSREEIDHLNLAEEVRAEGFFEILQELALLDTEKHEEVKEKQHHFLTLFKEERFTHREWLYLWLKSLSKITLDDVRGGKVTVMGVLETRGVSFRGVVIVDFNEGIVPASSSKDMFLNSTVRAFAGLPTRNDREALQKQYYNRLLQQADASVILYSTSENRLPSKFLYELKLPEAVQVKAPTHLLYGQPVQLKEEEDPKVENFDAFAQTWSASRLKSWLECKRKYYYRYIRKIQAKEEDELNEGAFLHMLLEQLYKNRDRYETEEELTKRLHGLMESLLPQEDAKSRYRKLLWREKLKGFVAKEIAHFNADWKVAEREVEVMGEIGGLKFKGRIDRIDQNATETLVLDYKSGKVEKEPKKLNPEKISDFQMSIYHQLLQERYQNISLAFVKILENGEKQQVTLLEERKALLDEHIVELKQTKFFAAEKCEDLQKCTYCEFALMCGRGEYV; encoded by the coding sequence AGTACTTATAGAAGACCGTACACAGATCGATCCGCTTCAGCGTATTCTTTTTCTCAGGGAAGCTTCAAGATTCGAAGCATTCTCCCTGCTCAAGGTCGATCGTGACCTGGTGCGTTTTTTTACCAAAAGCGAAGCACTTTTCAAATTTTTCGAAGAATTGTCAGCGGAGCATGTGGATTTTGAAACATTGATGCAGGCTGACCCCTATGCCGAGTTCGATAAGCATCTTGAAGTACTTGAACAGCTTCGCATACGCTATAAAGAACTGCTTGATGAGAAAGGCTTGACAGACAGGACCTTTATTCCCGAAAGTTACACTTTGAATGAGGGCTTTATCCAAGGATATGAACAGATTGATATTTATCTTGAAGGATACCTGAGTCGTTTTGAACTTGAACTGCTCCAAAAGGTGGCGGAGCATACCAGACTGATCATCCATTACAGTACAAGTATGTTCAACCAGAAAATGCTGGAGCGCTTTGAAACATGCGGTATCCTGCTGAAAGAAGACCGGGAGGTCAGTTTCGACCTTGGTGCCAAGCGTTTGCTCAGAGATATTCCGAACGATATGAAGATTGAAGCATCAGTCTACAGTGTGGAAGAGAGGGATGAACAGATAGCCCTGTCTTTTGTCAAGATCGAAGAGATGGTACGTTCGGGCATTGACCCGGAGGAGATCGTCCTCATCTTGCCTGATGAAGGATTCAAAGAACATTTCATGCTCTTCGATACACAGAACAACCTCAATTTTGCCATGGGATACGATTATAGCAACGGACGTATCTATAAACTGCAAGAAGCACTGTATGGCTATCTGCAGAGGCACGATAGAGAGAGTATCGAACTGATGGAACGATACGGCCTTTCCAGAGAAGAGATCGATCATCTGAATCTTGCAGAAGAGGTCCGTGCGGAGGGATTTTTCGAAATACTTCAGGAGCTGGCACTTCTCGATACGGAAAAGCATGAAGAGGTAAAGGAGAAACAGCATCATTTTCTGACACTTTTCAAAGAAGAGAGATTTACCCATCGAGAGTGGCTCTATCTGTGGCTTAAAAGCCTTTCCAAGATCACACTTGATGATGTACGCGGGGGTAAAGTGACCGTTATGGGTGTACTGGAGACAAGGGGTGTCTCTTTCCGGGGTGTGGTGATCGTTGATTTCAACGAAGGGATCGTCCCGGCATCTTCCAGTAAAGACATGTTCCTGAACTCAACGGTCAGGGCCTTTGCGGGGCTGCCGACAAGAAATGACAGGGAAGCTCTGCAGAAACAGTACTATAACCGTCTGTTGCAGCAGGCAGATGCATCGGTCATCCTTTACAGCACTTCGGAGAACAGATTGCCTTCAAAGTTCCTTTATGAACTCAAACTGCCGGAAGCCGTGCAGGTCAAAGCACCGACTCATCTGCTCTATGGACAACCTGTGCAGTTGAAAGAGGAGGAAGATCCAAAGGTCGAGAATTTCGATGCATTTGCACAGACCTGGTCAGCGTCAAGACTGAAGAGCTGGCTTGAGTGTAAACGGAAATACTACTATCGGTATATCCGCAAGATCCAGGCGAAAGAGGAGGATGAACTCAATGAGGGTGCTTTCCTGCATATGCTTCTGGAGCAGCTCTATAAGAATCGGGATCGGTATGAGACAGAAGAGGAGCTGACAAAGAGACTGCACGGATTGATGGAGAGCCTGCTGCCCCAGGAAGATGCAAAAAGCCGTTACCGGAAACTGCTCTGGAGAGAGAAACTCAAAGGCTTTGTGGCAAAAGAGATCGCGCATTTCAATGCGGACTGGAAAGTGGCAGAGAGAGAAGTGGAGGTGATGGGTGAGATCGGCGGGTTGAAGTTCAAAGGCCGTATTGACCGTATCGACCAGAATGCGACCGAAACACTGGTACTTGACTACAAGAGCGGAAAGGTCGAGAAGGAGCCTAAAAAACTCAATCCGGAAAAGATAAGCGATTTTCAGATGAGTATCTACCATCAACTGCTTCAGGAGAGGTATCAGAATATTTCTCTGGCTTTTGTCAAGATACTGGAGAATGGTGAGAAGCAGCAGGTCACGCTGCTTGAAGAGAGAAAGGCGCTTTTGGACGAACATATCGTCGAACTGAAGCAGACAAAGTTTTTTGCGGCAGAAAAATGTGAGGATCTTCAAAAATGTACCTACTGTGAATTCGCATTGATGTGTGGAAGAGGGGAGTACGTATGA